The following is a genomic window from Bacillota bacterium.
CCCCAACCCACTCGCCGATAACGGCCGCAATGGTGGCTACCGAGGCAGCCACCTTGAGCCCCGAGAAGAGAGCCGGTACCGCCCCGGGCAGCTTGAGCCACAACAGCGCCTGCCGCTTCGACGCCCCCAGCGCCGTAAACAGACGCATCATGTCGGGGTCGGGTCGCAGGCCGTCTAGCACGTTCACGGCAACGGGAAAGAACGTGATGACCGATGCCATCACCACCTTGGATCCCCAGCCGTACCCGAACCACAGCACCAGAAGCGGC
Proteins encoded in this region:
- a CDS encoding ABC transporter permease subunit, with the protein product PLLVLWFGYGWGSKVVMASVITFFPVAVNVLDGLRPDPDMMRLFTALGASKRQALLWLKLPGAVPALFSGLKVAASVATIAAVIGEWVGARAGLGYLMMQANAQLRVPLVFASLVWLSAMGLALYGLVAFLERCLSWRSSR